A region of Mesorhizobium sp. M3A.F.Ca.ET.080.04.2.1 DNA encodes the following proteins:
- a CDS encoding UDP-glucose/GDP-mannose dehydrogenase family protein, producing MNLTVFGIGYVGLVQAAVLAEVGHEVVCVDIDEAKVERLNQGLIPIFEPGLESLVKENHAAGRIRFTTDAAAAVKHGQIQMIAVGTPPGEDGSADLKYVLAVAEAIGKAMEAPKIIVGKSTVPVGTCEKIKARIAETLKARGREDLTFDVASNPEFLKEGSAVADCMKPDRIIVGTSSEDTEAVMRELYAPFNRNHEKMIVMDVRSAEFTKYAANCMLATKISFMNEMANLAEQLGADIEEVRKGIGSDPRIGYHFIYPGLGYGGSCFPKDVRALIKTAESVKFDAKLLRAVEDRNNAQKSVLFDKVDRYFQGSLKGKTFAVWGLAFKPNTDDMREAPSRTLMEALWNAGAKVQAYDPEAMQECQALYGLRDDLLLCGTKEAALRGADALLICTEWKSFRAPSFDALKNALTTPVIFDGRNLYDPKVIARYGIEYHSIGRIAA from the coding sequence ATGAACTTGACGGTGTTTGGAATTGGCTATGTCGGTCTCGTCCAGGCCGCGGTGCTCGCTGAGGTCGGGCACGAAGTGGTCTGCGTCGACATCGACGAGGCGAAGGTGGAACGGCTCAACCAGGGCCTCATCCCGATTTTCGAGCCCGGCCTCGAAAGCCTTGTCAAGGAGAACCACGCCGCCGGCCGCATCCGTTTCACCACCGACGCCGCCGCCGCGGTCAAGCACGGCCAGATCCAGATGATCGCGGTCGGCACGCCGCCCGGCGAGGATGGCTCGGCCGACCTGAAATATGTGCTCGCGGTGGCCGAGGCCATCGGCAAGGCGATGGAGGCGCCCAAGATCATTGTCGGCAAATCGACCGTGCCGGTCGGCACCTGCGAGAAGATCAAGGCCAGGATCGCCGAAACGCTGAAGGCGCGCGGGCGCGAGGACCTGACCTTCGACGTCGCCTCGAACCCGGAATTCCTTAAGGAAGGGTCGGCGGTCGCCGACTGCATGAAGCCGGACCGCATCATCGTCGGCACGTCGAGCGAGGACACCGAGGCGGTGATGCGCGAGCTCTACGCGCCGTTCAACCGCAACCACGAGAAGATGATCGTGATGGATGTGCGCAGCGCCGAGTTCACCAAATACGCGGCCAACTGCATGCTGGCGACCAAGATCAGCTTCATGAACGAGATGGCCAATCTCGCCGAGCAGCTCGGTGCCGACATCGAGGAGGTGCGCAAGGGCATCGGCAGCGACCCGCGCATCGGCTACCATTTCATCTATCCGGGCCTCGGCTATGGCGGCTCCTGCTTTCCCAAGGACGTGCGCGCGCTGATCAAGACCGCCGAAAGCGTCAAATTCGACGCCAAGCTGCTGCGCGCCGTCGAGGATCGCAACAATGCTCAGAAGTCGGTGCTGTTCGACAAGGTCGACCGCTACTTCCAGGGCAGCCTGAAGGGCAAGACCTTTGCCGTCTGGGGCCTCGCCTTCAAGCCGAACACCGACGACATGCGCGAGGCGCCGTCGCGCACCTTGATGGAAGCGCTGTGGAACGCCGGGGCCAAGGTTCAGGCCTATGATCCGGAGGCGATGCAGGAATGCCAGGCCCTCTATGGCCTGCGCGACGATCTCCTATTATGCGGCACCAAGGAGGCGGCTCTGCGCGGCGCCGACGCGCTGCTGATCTGCACCGAGTGGAAGAGCTTCCGGGCGCCGTCCTTCGACGCGCTCAAGAATGCGCTGACGACGCCGGTCATCTTCGACGGCCGCAATCTCTACGACCCGAAGGTGATCGCGCGCTACGGCATCGAATATCACTCGATCGGCAGGATAGCGGCATGA
- a CDS encoding glycoside hydrolase family 16 protein: MNADPNNTSTAVVSDMARARSNGPSNLRRGLFSALFAVAATFAAFLHPARAQDMTSAPSFVDNFTNLDRSRWYVSDGWSNGAHQNCIWSKDLVQLSDGALSLGFEKRKLKDREFACAEIQTKQRYGYGVYEARMKTDIGSGLNAAFFTYIGPQDKQPWDEIDFEVLTKDPSKVQVNSYIQGKPKNGKLVDVEGGADKGFNDYAFIWEKDRLRWYVNGKLVHEVTNPDELPTHPQKIFFSLWGSDKLANWMGPFADPGRKLTMQVKRVAFTALGQPCQFPESLACTITNSN; encoded by the coding sequence ATGAACGCAGATCCGAACAACACCTCCACTGCGGTGGTTTCCGATATGGCGCGCGCCCGATCGAATGGGCCGAGCAACCTGCGGCGCGGGCTCTTCAGCGCGCTCTTCGCCGTGGCGGCCACTTTTGCCGCATTCCTGCATCCGGCGCGTGCCCAGGACATGACGAGCGCGCCATCCTTCGTCGACAATTTCACCAATCTTGACCGCTCGCGCTGGTATGTGTCCGACGGCTGGTCGAATGGCGCTCACCAGAACTGCATCTGGTCCAAGGACCTGGTTCAGCTTTCCGACGGCGCGCTGTCGCTCGGATTCGAGAAGCGCAAGCTGAAGGACCGCGAGTTTGCCTGCGCCGAGATTCAGACCAAGCAGCGCTACGGCTATGGCGTCTATGAGGCGCGCATGAAGACCGACATCGGTTCGGGCCTCAACGCAGCCTTCTTCACCTATATCGGCCCGCAGGACAAACAGCCGTGGGACGAGATCGACTTCGAGGTTCTCACCAAGGATCCCTCCAAGGTCCAGGTGAACAGCTACATCCAGGGCAAGCCGAAGAACGGCAAGCTCGTGGACGTCGAAGGCGGCGCCGACAAGGGCTTCAACGATTATGCCTTCATCTGGGAGAAGGATCGGCTGCGCTGGTACGTCAATGGCAAGCTCGTCCATGAGGTGACCAATCCGGATGAACTGCCGACCCATCCGCAGAAAATCTTCTTCAGCCTCTGGGGCAGCGACAAGCTGGCCAACTGGATGGGACCCTTCGCGGATCCGGGCCGCAAGCTGACCATGCAGGTTAAGCGTGTGGCTTTCACGGCGCTGGGCCAGCCATGCCAGTTCCCGGAATCGCTGGCATGCACCATAACTAACAGCAACTAG
- a CDS encoding glycosyltransferase family 2 protein encodes MPVTTPRVCVIIAARNAARTIPVAIASALREAEVAEVVVVDDASTDDTQAAASAADDGSGRLSVIRLDVNRGPSFARNAAIKASRSPYISILDADDFFLEGRFRRLFAAADWDFAADNIMLIRDDAATDVAGLAAPPFAADPEFLDFERFVDGNISRRRVLRGELGFLKPVISRAFLDRHGLSYDENLRLGEDYELYARAVACGARFKVIKSCGYGAIVRADSLSGRHRTQDLQRLADADLALLAIRDLPEASKAALRRHERHVRDKYRLRNFLDVKAERGLASAAAYAFASQSNLVPIVRGVAADKLDALFRKAGIVRSQPVPAMRFLLAATGAATAAAARE; translated from the coding sequence ATGCCTGTGACGACCCCCAGGGTCTGCGTCATCATCGCTGCCCGCAACGCGGCGCGGACCATACCGGTCGCCATCGCTTCGGCGCTGCGCGAAGCGGAAGTGGCGGAGGTCGTGGTGGTGGACGATGCGTCCACCGACGATACGCAAGCTGCGGCGAGCGCCGCCGACGATGGCAGCGGTCGGCTCTCGGTCATCCGTCTCGACGTCAACCGAGGGCCTTCCTTTGCCCGCAACGCTGCGATCAAGGCTTCCCGATCGCCCTACATCAGCATCCTCGATGCCGACGACTTCTTTCTCGAGGGACGCTTTCGCCGGCTGTTCGCCGCTGCCGACTGGGATTTTGCGGCCGACAACATCATGCTGATCAGGGACGACGCCGCGACCGACGTTGCCGGGCTTGCCGCGCCGCCCTTTGCGGCTGATCCGGAATTTCTCGACTTCGAGCGGTTCGTTGACGGCAACATCTCGCGGCGCCGGGTCCTGCGCGGCGAACTGGGCTTCCTCAAGCCGGTGATCAGTCGGGCCTTTCTCGACCGCCATGGGCTGAGCTACGACGAGAACCTGCGGCTCGGCGAGGACTACGAGCTCTATGCTCGCGCTGTCGCCTGCGGCGCGCGCTTCAAGGTCATCAAGTCCTGCGGCTACGGCGCGATCGTCCGCGCCGATTCGCTGAGCGGCCGCCACAGGACGCAGGATCTGCAGCGCCTCGCGGATGCAGACCTGGCGCTGCTTGCGATCCGCGACCTGCCGGAAGCCTCGAAGGCCGCGCTGCGGCGGCACGAACGCCATGTGCGCGACAAATATCGGCTGCGCAATTTCCTCGACGTGAAGGCCGAGCGCGGACTGGCGTCGGCTGCCGCCTACGCTTTCGCAAGCCAATCGAATTTGGTTCCGATCGTTCGCGGGGTCGCCGCCGACAAGCTCGATGCGCTGTTCCGCAAGGCCGGCATCGTTCGCAGCCAGCCCGTGCCGGCGATGCGTTTCCTGCTGGCGGCGACCGGCGCCGCAACGGCCGCCGCGGCAAGGGAATAA
- a CDS encoding nucleotidyltransferase family protein, which translates to MAVQDESYERLRVAGCADEVAFVQACLRLFFTPGAGPAGSAEMPAPAISATRVADVARLNKVAVFVLKALARAPAAATPPELPAWLDRYRRRTVSMNAACIGDSIAIHQVLRERQVDFVFLKGPFQQQLLYGDHFMKPSGDVDILVPPAGFIAARQALRSAGYEIAGKSRSIWWVRFLGEQHMVRHDGARPSTVDLHHRLQQPGSPSPRDTDGFLRRRRQVEVAGASMPVISACDTLLLSCISVAKAFFNREPCAGYVCDVRASASRLSEAEQQEVLDHAAAQGLTDTLLLGLRAADVLLGAADTLLSDRAKRILARIDNADLFHMVIAPWLASLRWPQRRTMLWELCGREPVRYLAEAGWAASADLSRRIFERPAAEPTRGR; encoded by the coding sequence ATGGCCGTCCAGGATGAATCGTATGAAAGGCTCCGCGTCGCCGGCTGCGCCGACGAAGTCGCTTTTGTGCAGGCCTGCCTGAGGCTGTTCTTCACGCCTGGGGCCGGCCCCGCAGGCAGTGCCGAAATGCCGGCTCCGGCCATTTCGGCGACGCGCGTCGCCGACGTCGCCAGGCTCAACAAGGTGGCTGTGTTCGTGCTCAAGGCGCTCGCGCGCGCTCCGGCTGCCGCGACGCCGCCGGAGCTCCCTGCCTGGCTCGATCGCTATCGCCGGCGCACCGTTTCGATGAACGCGGCATGCATCGGCGATTCGATAGCCATCCACCAGGTGCTGCGCGAACGGCAGGTCGACTTTGTCTTCCTCAAAGGTCCGTTTCAGCAGCAGTTGCTCTATGGCGATCATTTCATGAAACCGTCAGGCGATGTCGACATATTGGTGCCGCCGGCCGGCTTTATCGCAGCCCGGCAAGCGCTTCGATCGGCGGGCTATGAAATCGCGGGCAAGTCGCGCTCGATCTGGTGGGTGCGTTTCCTTGGCGAGCAGCACATGGTGCGCCATGATGGGGCGCGGCCGTCGACGGTGGACCTTCACCATCGGCTGCAGCAGCCGGGCTCGCCGAGCCCGCGCGACACCGACGGCTTCCTGCGCCGCAGGCGCCAGGTGGAGGTCGCAGGCGCCTCCATGCCGGTCATCTCGGCCTGCGACACCTTGCTGTTGTCCTGCATCAGCGTCGCCAAGGCGTTCTTCAATCGCGAGCCCTGCGCGGGCTATGTCTGCGATGTCCGCGCCAGCGCCAGCCGACTGAGCGAGGCTGAACAACAGGAAGTGCTCGACCATGCGGCCGCGCAGGGTCTGACCGACACGTTGTTGCTGGGCCTGCGCGCAGCCGATGTGCTGCTCGGCGCCGCCGACACGCTGCTCTCGGACCGCGCTAAGCGAATACTGGCGCGCATCGACAATGCCGACCTCTTCCACATGGTGATCGCGCCTTGGCTGGCATCGCTGCGCTGGCCGCAGCGGCGAACGATGCTGTGGGAGCTCTGCGGCCGCGAGCCGGTCCGCTACCTGGCCGAGGCAGGCTGGGCCGCCTCTGCCGACCTCAGCCGCCGCATTTTTGAGCGGCCCGCCGCCGAACCGACGCGAGGCCGCTGA
- a CDS encoding lasso peptide, with translation MEQNVEKQEYETPSLTVHGSIETITQGGAGTTALDAAFPAHTPFDQLTFS, from the coding sequence ATGGAACAGAATGTGGAGAAGCAGGAGTACGAGACTCCCAGCCTGACGGTTCATGGTTCGATCGAAACCATCACCCAGGGCGGCGCTGGCACGACGGCGCTCGACGCGGCATTTCCCGCGCACACGCCGTTCGACCAGCTCACGTTCTCCTGA
- a CDS encoding PqqD family protein, with protein sequence MSATGDAVACEFGNGLALLNLKSNIYYSLNSVGAYIWELIQEPRSILDIRNAVLTRYDVDVERCRADVEGLLKGLTEAGLARLHHEELV encoded by the coding sequence GTGAGCGCGACCGGGGATGCGGTGGCCTGCGAGTTCGGCAACGGGCTGGCGCTGCTCAACCTGAAATCCAACATCTACTACAGCCTGAACAGCGTTGGAGCCTACATCTGGGAATTGATCCAGGAGCCGCGCTCCATCCTGGATATCCGCAATGCGGTGCTGACGCGCTATGACGTCGACGTCGAACGCTGCCGGGCGGATGTCGAGGGCCTGCTGAAGGGACTGACCGAAGCAGGGCTTGCGAGGCTCCATCATGAGGAACTGGTCTAG
- a CDS encoding lasso peptide biosynthesis B2 protein: protein MRNWSRLRTLSRPEMLFLAHCLAVVAAVRIGLTVSSYNRIRDLVIRLDARGAASVADLRRVAWGVVAAARIVPGASCLTQALAGQYLLARQGSASNIRIGIERDTGAEFRAHAWLISSNQIVLGGSIAGFAHLADHGQ, encoded by the coding sequence ATGAGGAACTGGTCTAGGCTCCGCACGCTGAGCCGGCCCGAAATGCTGTTCCTGGCGCACTGCCTTGCCGTGGTCGCGGCGGTGCGGATCGGCTTGACGGTGTCTTCCTACAACCGCATCCGCGATCTGGTGATCCGGCTGGACGCGCGGGGGGCGGCCAGCGTCGCCGACCTAAGGCGCGTCGCCTGGGGCGTCGTCGCCGCCGCACGGATCGTGCCCGGCGCCAGCTGCCTCACCCAGGCCCTGGCCGGACAATACCTGCTGGCCCGCCAGGGCAGCGCCTCTAATATCCGCATCGGTATCGAGCGCGATACGGGCGCCGAGTTCAGGGCGCATGCGTGGCTGATCAGCAGCAACCAGATCGTGCTTGGCGGCTCGATCGCCGGGTTTGCGCATCTCGCCGACCACGGGCAATAA
- a CDS encoding lasso peptide isopeptide bond-forming cyclase, producing the protein MSGLAGILLRRDDRSAVAADIQRMLARLHHRARDGSSWWTDAGVALGNAWFNTTDEPGPGPLTMAAGKLAVTADCRLDNRDELAARLGLGDGSTGDTMLVMQAYLRWGEDCPSHLQGDFAFAIWDGERRALFCARDHFGVKPFYYHSSGERFAFASEIGPILALEGVGTGLSEHQISGFLAGLPDDPQSTHYADIFRLPARHSLTAMEGRLTLRCYWQLQASPRPPRADAAEEFAHLFSRSVQNRMRGTPAVGAMLSGGLDSSSIACVAAERKPGLRTFSLVFEKGSPMDEKPFIDAVLDQRPVDGTLIGVGDYAPFAEFERILEEQEGTFLAPGLSLTRSIYRTAGSKGVKVLLDGHGGDEVVSQGHGLLHELADAGRWTELWRELRGASATYGEGMLAMYCKFLARYGPARRIAKLKGRSNRALARLLGRPPQPREPAWGRLVNPDLARRTDLADRFHRAGAMPAGVSANEALTHRWILSSGLVPHAFEVLDKAAANFGVEPRYPFWDKPLVEFCLALPGEEKLRNGFGRYVLRRAMEGVLPPVVQWRRDKIDFTANLVNGMLGNHRELLDKVLVCDGGRIAPYVNLPEVTAAYARLLRQPERASPRDVQYVWRSTSLSLWLRQIQNSGNVA; encoded by the coding sequence ATGAGCGGGCTGGCCGGAATTCTGCTGAGGCGGGACGACAGGTCGGCGGTGGCGGCCGATATCCAGCGGATGCTGGCCCGCCTGCACCATCGCGCGCGGGACGGCAGCTCATGGTGGACCGATGCAGGCGTGGCGCTTGGCAACGCCTGGTTCAACACGACGGACGAGCCAGGTCCCGGCCCGCTGACGATGGCCGCGGGCAAGCTCGCCGTCACCGCCGATTGCCGGCTGGACAACAGGGACGAGCTGGCGGCGCGGCTCGGCCTTGGCGATGGCTCGACCGGTGACACCATGCTGGTGATGCAGGCCTATTTGCGCTGGGGCGAGGATTGCCCCAGCCATCTGCAGGGCGATTTCGCCTTCGCCATCTGGGACGGCGAGCGCCGGGCGTTGTTTTGCGCGCGTGATCATTTCGGCGTCAAACCGTTCTACTACCATTCAAGCGGCGAGCGCTTCGCGTTTGCCTCCGAAATCGGCCCCATCCTTGCCCTGGAGGGTGTCGGGACAGGTCTCAGCGAGCATCAGATTTCCGGCTTCCTGGCCGGTCTGCCCGATGACCCGCAATCGACGCATTATGCCGACATCTTCCGCCTGCCGGCGCGCCACAGCCTCACGGCGATGGAGGGCCGACTGACGCTGCGCTGCTACTGGCAGCTCCAAGCCTCGCCAAGGCCGCCCCGCGCGGATGCGGCGGAAGAGTTCGCGCATCTTTTCTCGCGGTCGGTGCAGAACCGAATGCGGGGCACGCCGGCCGTCGGCGCGATGCTGAGCGGCGGCCTCGATTCGTCCTCGATCGCCTGCGTCGCGGCGGAACGCAAGCCAGGGCTCCGGACCTTCTCGCTGGTCTTCGAAAAGGGCTCGCCGATGGACGAGAAGCCGTTCATCGACGCCGTGCTGGACCAGCGCCCGGTCGACGGCACGCTGATTGGCGTTGGCGACTATGCGCCCTTCGCCGAATTCGAACGTATCCTGGAAGAGCAGGAGGGAACGTTTTTGGCGCCCGGCCTGTCCTTGACCCGCAGCATTTATCGCACCGCCGGCTCCAAGGGCGTCAAGGTGCTTCTCGACGGCCATGGCGGCGACGAGGTCGTTTCGCAGGGCCATGGCCTGCTGCACGAACTCGCCGATGCCGGCAGATGGACGGAGCTGTGGCGGGAACTGCGTGGCGCCTCCGCCACCTATGGCGAGGGCATGCTCGCCATGTACTGCAAATTCCTGGCCAGATACGGCCCGGCGCGGCGGATTGCGAAGCTGAAAGGCCGATCGAACAGAGCGCTGGCGAGGCTGCTGGGGAGGCCGCCGCAGCCGCGCGAGCCGGCGTGGGGCAGACTGGTCAATCCGGACCTTGCCCGGCGCACCGATCTTGCCGACCGTTTCCACCGCGCCGGCGCCATGCCCGCCGGCGTCAGCGCCAACGAGGCGCTCACGCATCGCTGGATCCTGTCCAGCGGCCTGGTGCCGCACGCTTTCGAGGTGCTCGACAAGGCGGCGGCCAATTTCGGCGTCGAACCGCGCTACCCGTTCTGGGACAAGCCGCTGGTCGAGTTCTGCCTCGCGCTGCCCGGCGAGGAAAAACTGCGCAACGGCTTCGGCCGCTACGTGCTGCGCCGGGCCATGGAGGGCGTGCTGCCGCCGGTGGTGCAATGGCGGCGCGACAAGATCGACTTCACCGCCAATCTGGTGAACGGCATGCTCGGGAACCATCGTGAGCTTCTCGACAAGGTGCTGGTGTGCGACGGCGGCCGCATCGCACCCTACGTCAATCTGCCTGAGGTCACCGCGGCCTATGCGCGCCTGCTGCGGCAGCCCGAGCGGGCCTCGCCGCGCGACGTGCAATATGTCTGGCGCTCGACCTCGCTGTCGCTCTGGCTGCGCCAAATCCAAAACAGCGGAAACGTTGCATGA
- a CDS encoding serine kinase has protein sequence MTASTAALTATTAQDAARGSGQRARVRRFYKAYGLTIGSEMALPELEPTPPAAPDIVIAVGPVDVARPDAEGGFAFRFGPTRQYLSWPAVGSFMITDAARIDVDPAPGIDDPLLAFPLLGPVLALLLHQRGLLILHASAIAVGDGGVIFMGDKGAGKSTTAGAMIRTGHRLLSDDVVALDLSSPGRPMILPGFPQLKLAAEAADAIRIGQAEVRPPVHPQIEKTQHRLREGFSSAPVPAARIYILQRGERAEISQLPSAGALPAVIKFSYVTRFGRLALGGDLASTHLHHCAQLAGTIGIRRLGVPTGLERLEEAVALIESDVAAGARKG, from the coding sequence ATGACCGCCTCGACCGCTGCTCTCACCGCCACGACCGCGCAGGATGCCGCGCGCGGCAGCGGGCAGCGCGCGCGAGTCCGCCGCTTCTACAAGGCCTATGGGCTGACGATCGGTTCGGAGATGGCGCTGCCGGAGCTCGAACCGACGCCGCCGGCGGCGCCCGATATCGTGATTGCGGTCGGCCCGGTCGACGTTGCCAGGCCTGACGCAGAAGGTGGGTTCGCTTTCCGATTCGGGCCGACGCGCCAGTATCTCTCGTGGCCGGCCGTCGGCAGCTTCATGATTACCGATGCCGCCAGGATCGACGTCGACCCTGCGCCAGGCATTGATGATCCGCTGCTTGCCTTTCCGCTGCTCGGGCCCGTGCTGGCGCTGCTGCTGCACCAGCGCGGCCTGCTCATCCTGCACGCCAGCGCTATCGCCGTCGGCGACGGCGGCGTGATCTTCATGGGCGACAAGGGCGCCGGCAAGTCGACCACGGCAGGCGCGATGATCCGCACCGGCCACCGGCTGCTGAGCGACGATGTGGTGGCGCTGGATCTGTCCAGCCCGGGACGGCCGATGATCCTGCCGGGCTTTCCGCAACTGAAGCTCGCCGCAGAGGCTGCCGACGCTATCCGGATCGGCCAGGCAGAGGTGCGGCCGCCGGTGCATCCGCAGATCGAAAAGACACAGCATCGCTTGCGCGAAGGATTTTCGTCAGCCCCGGTTCCGGCGGCCCGGATCTATATCCTGCAGCGGGGTGAAAGGGCGGAGATCTCGCAGCTGCCGAGCGCCGGCGCGCTGCCGGCGGTGATCAAATTCTCCTATGTGACGCGGTTCGGCCGGCTGGCGCTGGGCGGCGATCTTGCGTCCACTCATCTGCACCACTGCGCCCAGCTCGCCGGCACCATCGGGATCCGTCGTCTCGGAGTGCCGACCGGCCTCGAGCGACTCGAAGAGGCCGTCGCTCTGATCGAAAGCGATGTGGCGGCCGGCGCGAGGAAGGGGTGA
- a CDS encoding ABC transporter ATP-binding protein: MAWPPKLRLSVFRDVAGLGAVVAEIGGRRTATALIFLILGSLTEGISILLLIPLLHLIGNADRDFAVRMPDIPVLRWLTPEGTLSLATVLCLLVGLVALQAMFNRYKSLYMARLLYDFVNRVRLNLFESIGRARWGVFIRMRSSDLDHALTGDIDRVQAAAFSLLMLAQTALLLSGYLLVSLFISRVMTCFAILIGILLFIALQPFRARASAYGRMLTSRRQDQYRTVSEFLGGIKVAKSLNVEASYFAELRATLDRMKTDNIAYARNSTVATALFQVTCVIGLSLFIYVALVRVRLSLADIVVLLLVFMRIAPRFMDIQTQAQQLLINLPAYASMQSLQAHFDAEREPQDGGAAPGAGLSLDSGLELRGVSFAYGDSKPVVKGISFSLPAGKVTALIGPSGSGKSTIADMLLGLLEPTEGMILADGTEITTENRRAWREQVAYVPQDVFLLHDTIAANLRLASARASDDELWAALRRAHAADFIGRLERGLETVVGDRGVRLSGGERQRIALARALLRKPSLLILDEATSALDWQNQSLIAESIDGLRGQMTILTIAHRPSMIAFADWVVAIDNGSVVEVGQYRQLKAESDSRLARMLWGERTDRQAATGAESGPAPKPTRPSVEAAPGA, from the coding sequence ATGGCCTGGCCTCCGAAGCTGCGCCTGTCGGTTTTTCGGGATGTCGCCGGTCTCGGCGCCGTCGTGGCTGAGATCGGCGGCCGGCGCACCGCAACGGCTCTGATCTTCCTGATCCTCGGCAGCCTGACCGAAGGCATCTCGATCCTGCTGCTCATTCCGCTGCTGCATCTGATCGGCAATGCGGACCGGGACTTCGCAGTGCGAATGCCCGACATTCCCGTCTTGCGATGGCTGACGCCGGAGGGAACGCTCTCGCTCGCGACGGTGCTGTGTCTGCTGGTCGGACTTGTCGCGCTGCAGGCGATGTTCAACCGCTACAAGTCGCTCTACATGGCGCGGCTGCTCTACGACTTCGTCAATCGTGTGCGGTTGAACCTGTTCGAAAGTATCGGCAGGGCACGCTGGGGCGTCTTCATCCGCATGCGGAGCTCCGATCTCGATCACGCGCTCACCGGAGACATCGACCGCGTGCAGGCGGCGGCCTTCTCCCTGCTGATGCTGGCGCAGACCGCACTGCTGCTTAGCGGCTATCTCCTGGTGTCGCTGTTCATCTCGCGGGTGATGACCTGCTTCGCCATTCTCATCGGTATCCTGCTGTTCATCGCGCTGCAGCCATTTCGCGCGCGCGCCAGCGCTTACGGACGGATGCTGACCAGCCGCCGGCAGGATCAGTACCGCACGGTCTCCGAGTTCCTGGGGGGCATCAAGGTGGCGAAGAGCCTGAACGTCGAGGCCAGTTATTTCGCCGAGCTGCGCGCAACTCTGGACCGGATGAAGACCGACAACATCGCCTATGCCCGCAACAGCACCGTTGCCACCGCCTTGTTCCAGGTGACATGCGTGATCGGCCTCAGCCTGTTCATCTACGTCGCGCTTGTCCGCGTCCGCCTGTCGCTGGCCGACATCGTCGTGCTGCTTCTGGTGTTCATGCGGATAGCGCCGCGCTTCATGGACATCCAGACGCAGGCGCAGCAGTTGCTGATCAACCTGCCGGCCTACGCATCCATGCAAAGCCTGCAGGCACATTTCGATGCCGAGCGCGAGCCGCAGGATGGCGGAGCCGCACCAGGCGCAGGGCTGTCGCTCGACAGCGGCCTCGAGCTGCGCGGCGTTTCGTTCGCCTACGGCGACAGCAAACCGGTGGTGAAGGGCATTAGCTTCAGCCTCCCGGCCGGTAAGGTGACGGCGCTGATCGGCCCGTCCGGATCTGGCAAGAGCACAATCGCCGACATGCTGCTCGGCCTGCTCGAGCCGACGGAGGGAATGATCCTGGCCGACGGCACCGAGATTACGACGGAGAACCGCAGAGCCTGGCGCGAACAGGTCGCCTACGTGCCGCAGGATGTCTTCCTGCTGCATGACACGATCGCTGCCAATCTTCGGCTGGCGTCGGCGCGTGCCAGCGACGACGAACTCTGGGCGGCATTGCGCAGGGCGCATGCGGCGGACTTCATCGGGCGGCTCGAACGCGGGCTGGAGACGGTGGTGGGCGATCGCGGCGTCAGGCTCTCCGGCGGCGAACGCCAGCGGATAGCGCTGGCGCGGGCGCTGCTGCGCAAGCCGTCGCTGCTCATCCTCGACGAGGCGACGAGCGCGCTCGACTGGCAGAATCAGTCGCTGATCGCCGAATCGATCGACGGGCTGCGCGGCCAGATGACAATCCTGACCATCGCCCACCGGCCGTCGATGATTGCCTTCGCCGACTGGGTCGTGGCGATCGACAACGGCAGCGTCGTCGAAGTCGGTCAGTATCGGCAGCTGAAAGCCGAATCCGACAGCCGGCTGGCCAGGATGCTTTGGGGCGAGCGGACCGACCGCCAAGCCGCCACCGGCGCCGAGAGCGGGCCGGCACCGAAACCTACCAGGCCATCAGTGGAGGCTGCGCCTGGCGCCTAG
- a CDS encoding exopolysaccharide production repressor exox translates to MSLPKFMIGMTFALAIVIGWSYVGGASAGTIVVRTIIGGLVIQAGYILLVYAMIARSTPTPADKVRGAERRLVLDEPAKAEKP, encoded by the coding sequence ATGTCTCTGCCGAAATTCATGATCGGAATGACGTTCGCTCTGGCGATCGTCATCGGCTGGTCGTACGTGGGCGGTGCGTCGGCCGGTACTATCGTGGTGAGGACCATCATCGGTGGCCTTGTCATTCAGGCAGGCTATATCCTGCTGGTCTATGCCATGATCGCCAGGAGCACGCCGACGCCCGCCGACAAGGTGCGCGGCGCCGAACGGAGGCTCGTCCTGGACGAACCGGCCAAAGCCGAGAAGCCCTAG